Proteins co-encoded in one Oceanidesulfovibrio indonesiensis genomic window:
- the ahbB gene encoding siroheme decarboxylase subunit beta yields the protein MREFSEKERAILREVQAQLPDDAAPFARIAEKVGATEGEVLALLQELVEAGVIRRFGASLKHQKAGYGANVMVAWRIDDAQKRDEAGAFMAQSPHISHAYYRPPPQTGEAAERWPYSVFTMVHGKSREECLGTVEQLSKEIGVEDYALLFSKKELKKSSMTYF from the coding sequence ATGCGAGAATTTTCCGAGAAAGAGCGCGCGATACTTCGCGAGGTTCAGGCGCAACTGCCGGACGACGCGGCGCCTTTCGCGCGTATAGCGGAGAAGGTGGGCGCCACGGAGGGCGAGGTTCTGGCCCTGTTGCAGGAGTTGGTGGAGGCCGGCGTGATCCGCCGGTTCGGCGCGTCGCTCAAGCACCAGAAAGCCGGCTACGGCGCCAACGTCATGGTGGCCTGGCGGATAGACGACGCGCAAAAGCGTGACGAAGCAGGCGCCTTTATGGCGCAAAGTCCGCATATCTCCCACGCCTACTACAGGCCGCCGCCGCAGACCGGCGAGGCGGCCGAGCGCTGGCCGTACTCGGTCTTTACCATGGTCCACGGCAAGTCCCGCGAGGAATGCCTGGGAACCGTGGAACAACTGTCCAAGGAAATCGGCGTCGAGGATTATGCGCTCCTGTTCAGCAAGAAGGAGCTCAAGAAATCCTCCATGACGTATTTTTAA
- the hemL gene encoding glutamate-1-semialdehyde 2,1-aminomutase yields MQTSRTLFERASRCIPGGVNSPVRACLGVSAEPVFISKGYGSRITDVDGKEYIDFVMSWGPLLLGHCHPEVLNAALEALENGSSFGAPCEGEVLLAEKLCNALPSVDMVRMVNSGTEATMSALRLARGYTGRAKVLKFEGCYHGHADAFLASAGSGVATLSIPGTPGVPPATVQDTLLAPYNDLEAVRCLFEKCPDEIAAIIVEPMAGNMGLVPPAEGFLQGLRDLCDAYGALLIFDEVITGFRLSYSGAQGRFGVTPDLTTLGKIIGGGFPVGAYGGKREIMERIAPCGDVYQAGTLSGNPVAMAAGLATLEALELANYDGLEARTRAFAGEIASILREKGAPVTLNTLASMYTLFFTEGPVTDFASAKTANGDMYASFYRQMRDAGVYLAPSGFECTMVSFAHTERDFDQALEAVRNVHL; encoded by the coding sequence ATGCAGACATCCAGAACCCTGTTCGAACGTGCGTCCAGGTGCATCCCCGGCGGCGTGAACAGCCCCGTGCGCGCCTGCCTCGGCGTTTCGGCGGAGCCCGTGTTCATCAGCAAAGGCTACGGCTCCCGCATTACGGACGTGGACGGCAAGGAGTACATCGACTTCGTCATGAGCTGGGGACCACTGCTCCTGGGACATTGCCACCCGGAGGTTCTCAACGCGGCCCTCGAGGCTCTGGAAAATGGATCGAGCTTCGGCGCTCCCTGCGAGGGTGAGGTGCTGTTGGCGGAAAAGCTCTGCAACGCGCTGCCTTCCGTGGACATGGTGCGCATGGTGAACTCAGGCACGGAGGCGACCATGAGCGCCCTGCGCCTGGCCCGCGGCTACACGGGACGCGCCAAGGTGCTGAAGTTTGAAGGCTGCTACCACGGCCATGCGGATGCGTTTCTGGCCTCGGCCGGCTCTGGCGTTGCCACGCTTTCCATTCCCGGCACCCCCGGCGTGCCCCCGGCCACGGTGCAGGATACCCTGCTCGCGCCGTACAACGACCTGGAGGCGGTGCGCTGCCTTTTTGAGAAATGCCCGGACGAGATCGCCGCGATCATCGTGGAGCCAATGGCCGGCAACATGGGCCTGGTGCCCCCGGCTGAAGGTTTCCTCCAGGGACTGCGCGACCTCTGCGACGCTTATGGCGCGCTGCTCATCTTCGACGAGGTCATCACCGGATTCCGCCTGTCCTACTCCGGGGCGCAGGGACGTTTCGGCGTGACTCCGGACCTGACCACCCTGGGCAAGATCATCGGCGGCGGCTTCCCGGTTGGCGCGTACGGCGGCAAGCGAGAGATCATGGAGCGCATCGCCCCGTGCGGCGACGTATACCAGGCGGGCACCCTCTCGGGTAACCCGGTGGCCATGGCTGCGGGCCTCGCCACGCTGGAGGCCCTGGAGCTGGCCAACTACGACGGCCTCGAAGCACGCACCCGCGCCTTTGCCGGAGAAATAGCCTCCATCCTCAGAGAGAAGGGGGCGCCGGTCACGCTGAACACGCTGGCCTCCATGTACACCCTGTTCTTTACGGAAGGCCCGGTCACGGACTTCGCCTCGGCCAAGACAGCCAATGGCGACATGTACGCGAGCTTTTATCGCCAGATGCGCGATGCCGGCGTCTACCTGGCGCCGTCCGGGTTCGAGTGCACCATGGTCTCCTTCGCGCACACGGAGCGCGACTTCGACCAGGCGCTCGAGGCCGTGCGCAACGTGCACCTCTAG
- a CDS encoding cobalt-precorrin 5A hydrolase, producing the protein MNRRAAGADAEEGAAVFDTLGEALAREYRNYSGHVLICAAGIAVRLLAPLLTDKTNDPAVVVCDQAGRHAVSLVSGHLGGANTLARNVAVITGGEAVITTATDTAGLPAVDELAAESGLTIATMADARTVSASLLAGARLQLFDPDNRLGLDSEHESLFERIDDPEHLSAPSVAVDWRLRATYAAEGVLHLIPRAVCVGIGCRRGIAADIVDEALDRFLRGNAIAPAALCGLASIDAKAGEAGILETARKRGLSLTIYTARELGEVEVPNPSARVASHMGVESVCEAAAILFAEKGELVVPKTVWNGVTLAAAVRK; encoded by the coding sequence ATGAACCGGCGCGCCGCAGGCGCTGACGCGGAAGAGGGCGCAGCGGTTTTTGACACGCTGGGCGAGGCCCTGGCCCGGGAGTATCGCAACTATTCCGGCCACGTGCTCATCTGCGCCGCGGGCATAGCCGTGCGGCTGTTGGCGCCGTTGCTCACGGACAAGACGAACGACCCGGCCGTGGTGGTCTGCGACCAGGCAGGCCGCCACGCCGTAAGCCTCGTGTCCGGCCATCTGGGCGGAGCCAACACCCTGGCCCGGAACGTGGCGGTCATCACGGGCGGCGAGGCCGTCATCACCACAGCCACGGACACCGCGGGCCTGCCGGCCGTGGACGAGCTCGCAGCCGAGTCCGGATTGACCATCGCGACCATGGCGGACGCCCGGACCGTGAGCGCTTCGCTGCTCGCCGGTGCGCGTCTGCAGCTGTTCGACCCGGACAACCGGCTCGGTCTCGACAGCGAGCACGAATCCCTTTTCGAGCGGATCGACGATCCGGAGCATCTCTCGGCCCCATCTGTGGCAGTGGACTGGCGCCTGCGTGCGACATACGCTGCCGAGGGCGTTCTGCATCTGATTCCCCGGGCTGTATGCGTGGGCATTGGCTGCCGCCGGGGCATTGCAGCTGATATCGTGGACGAAGCACTGGACAGGTTCCTGCGGGGCAATGCCATAGCGCCCGCGGCTCTTTGCGGCCTGGCGTCCATAGACGCCAAAGCCGGGGAGGCGGGCATTCTCGAAACGGCCCGGAAACGGGGTCTTTCATTGACAATATATACGGCGCGCGAGCTGGGGGAGGTGGAGGTTCCCAACCCCTCGGCGCGCGTGGCCAGCCATATGGGAGTAGAAAGCGTATGCGAAGCCGCGGCGATTCTTTTCGCGGAGAAGGGGGAGCTCGTGGTTCCCAAGACAGTATGGAACGGCGTGACCCTGGCCGCGGCGGTGCGGAAATGA
- the cobJ gene encoding precorrin-3B C(17)-methyltransferase, producing MERRDPGRGGAEMTPLWVVSTGPGDVCLLPPLAVGALEQAEVVAGYGRYLDLLPAELLEGKDIMRTGMTGEVARCSAALETAFAGRPTAVVSGGDAGIYGMAGLVYELAYEKGYTERVEIEVVPGIPALSAAAALLGAPLMHDFAAISLSDRLTPWEIIEKRVKHAALGDFVMVIYNPRSKGRSWQLGRVLKLLQTVKSVETPVGVVRQAYREGQSVDIEKLGTLDPQTVDMLTVLVVGSASTRVLGKHLVTPRGYLEKYGAGPGPGVL from the coding sequence ATGGAACGGCGTGACCCTGGCCGCGGCGGTGCGGAAATGACGCCGTTGTGGGTGGTTTCCACGGGACCCGGGGATGTGTGTCTGCTGCCGCCCCTGGCCGTGGGGGCCCTGGAGCAGGCCGAAGTGGTGGCCGGCTACGGCCGGTATCTGGACCTGCTGCCTGCTGAACTGCTGGAAGGCAAGGACATCATGCGGACCGGCATGACGGGCGAGGTGGCGCGGTGCAGCGCGGCCCTTGAGACGGCGTTTGCCGGCAGGCCCACGGCCGTGGTCAGCGGGGGAGACGCGGGCATCTACGGCATGGCCGGCCTGGTGTACGAACTTGCGTACGAAAAGGGCTATACGGAGCGGGTGGAGATCGAGGTGGTTCCCGGCATACCTGCTCTGTCCGCGGCGGCTGCGCTTCTGGGCGCACCGCTCATGCACGATTTCGCGGCCATCTCCCTGAGCGATCGGCTGACACCGTGGGAGATCATCGAAAAACGCGTCAAACACGCGGCCCTTGGGGACTTCGTCATGGTGATCTACAATCCGCGCTCAAAGGGCAGGTCGTGGCAGCTGGGGCGTGTCCTGAAACTGTTGCAGACGGTGAAATCCGTAGAAACACCAGTGGGAGTCGTGAGGCAGGCGTACAGAGAAGGGCAGAGCGTGGACATAGAAAAACTGGGTACGCTGGATCCCCAGACGGTGGACATGCTGACGGTGCTGGTGGTGGGCTCTGCGAGTACTCGAGTGCTGGGCAAACATTTAGTCACGCCGCGCGGTTATTTGGAGAAATACGGAGCCGGTCCGGGCCCGGGCGTTCTATAG
- a CDS encoding ubiquinone/menaquinone biosynthesis methyltransferase, with the protein MTEGSPQDFDSKESHAGRVQAMFGRISRWYDFLNHFLSLGLDIYWRRVLVREAEPPEGRGHIVDLAAGTLDVTVMLAERYPQARVTAADFSKPMLEQGVAKVKKRGLEDRVATVLADGRRLPLADSSAACMTVAFGIRNIKPRQDAYTEVLRVLEPGGRFLILEFGSGKKRILRGIYNVYLNYLLPLAGRIVSGDKHAYQYLADTIRAFPDERALARELLDSGFETVFCLPLSWGIVNLHIAEAPRNGQR; encoded by the coding sequence GTGACTGAAGGGTCGCCGCAGGATTTCGACAGCAAGGAAAGCCACGCCGGCAGGGTGCAGGCCATGTTCGGCCGCATCTCGCGCTGGTACGACTTCCTCAACCATTTTCTGAGTCTGGGGCTCGATATTTACTGGCGGCGGGTGCTCGTGCGCGAGGCTGAACCGCCGGAGGGACGCGGCCACATCGTGGACCTCGCGGCCGGAACGCTGGACGTGACTGTCATGCTCGCCGAACGATATCCGCAAGCGCGGGTTACGGCCGCGGATTTTTCCAAGCCCATGCTGGAGCAGGGTGTGGCCAAGGTCAAAAAGCGCGGCCTGGAGGACCGGGTCGCCACGGTGCTGGCGGATGGCAGGCGGCTGCCTTTGGCGGACTCCTCGGCCGCATGCATGACCGTGGCCTTCGGCATCCGCAACATCAAGCCGCGGCAGGACGCTTACACCGAGGTGCTGCGCGTGCTGGAACCGGGCGGACGGTTTCTCATCCTGGAGTTCGGCAGCGGCAAAAAGCGCATCCTGCGGGGCATCTACAATGTCTATCTGAACTATCTGCTGCCGCTGGCGGGACGAATCGTTTCCGGCGACAAGCACGCCTACCAGTACCTGGCCGATACCATACGCGCCTTTCCGGACGAGCGCGCCCTGGCCAGGGAACTGCTGGATTCCGGGTTCGAGACGGTATTCTGCCTGCCGCTCAGCTGGGGCATCGTGAATTTGCACATTGCCGAGGCACCGCGCAACGGACAGCGCTAG
- a CDS encoding DUF2065 domain-containing protein, which yields MDFNWKIFATALGLAFIIEGLPYFLFAERMPNVLRMIAERPPSFLRGLGLMAMVVGLVIVLVVRS from the coding sequence ATGGATTTCAACTGGAAAATTTTCGCCACGGCCCTGGGTCTTGCCTTCATTATCGAAGGATTGCCGTATTTCCTTTTCGCTGAGCGCATGCCGAACGTCCTCAGGATGATTGCCGAACGGCCGCCGTCCTTCCTGCGCGGGTTGGGGCTGATGGCCATGGTGGTCGGACTCGTGATCGTCCTTGTCGTTCGCTCCTGA
- a CDS encoding nucleotide sugar dehydrogenase has protein sequence MIVDFEALCSKDRAVAVVGLGYVGLPLAVALAPHFRVIGFDINEARIAELEKGHDRTREVADAKLAAAELEFTSDASRLAEAGVIIVAVPTPIDSSRNPDRGPVLAASRTVGRNMAKGAVVVYESTVYPGLTEEECVPILEHESGLTCGVDFTVGYSPERINPGDKVHTLETIVKVVAGQDEPTGELLGKLYGTVVTAGIHRASTIKVAEAAKVIENTQRDLNIALMNELSLIFDRMGIDTREVLAAAGTKWNFLPFSPGLVGGHCIGVDPYYLTFKAQQVDYHPEVILAGRRINDGMGRHVAQRCIKMMIQNGGCTSQSRVAVLGLTFKENVPDLRNTRAIDVIREIEEYNCEVLVHDPLVDPEEAREEYGLELVGVDALKDLDAIVLTVGHEEFTAFTPENIRAMFRNPESGVLVDVRGVLDRETFESAGIAYWRL, from the coding sequence ATGATTGTCGATTTTGAAGCATTGTGCAGCAAGGACCGGGCCGTCGCCGTGGTGGGGCTCGGGTACGTGGGCCTGCCGCTGGCCGTAGCGCTGGCGCCGCACTTTCGGGTCATCGGGTTCGACATCAATGAAGCCCGCATTGCGGAGCTGGAAAAAGGTCATGACAGGACCCGCGAGGTGGCGGACGCCAAGCTCGCGGCGGCGGAGCTCGAGTTCACCAGCGATGCGAGCAGGCTCGCCGAAGCAGGCGTCATCATCGTGGCGGTGCCCACGCCCATTGATTCCTCCCGCAACCCGGACCGCGGCCCTGTGTTGGCCGCATCCAGAACCGTGGGCCGTAACATGGCCAAAGGCGCTGTGGTGGTATACGAATCCACGGTCTATCCGGGACTGACCGAAGAGGAGTGCGTGCCCATTCTGGAGCATGAATCCGGCCTGACCTGCGGCGTGGATTTCACCGTGGGCTACTCGCCGGAGCGCATCAACCCGGGCGATAAGGTCCACACCCTGGAGACCATCGTAAAGGTGGTGGCCGGGCAGGACGAGCCCACGGGCGAGTTGCTCGGGAAGCTTTACGGCACCGTGGTCACAGCCGGCATCCACCGCGCCTCCACCATCAAGGTGGCAGAGGCCGCCAAGGTCATCGAGAATACTCAGCGCGACCTGAACATTGCGTTGATGAACGAGCTTTCGTTGATTTTCGATCGCATGGGCATAGACACGCGCGAGGTGCTTGCCGCAGCCGGCACCAAGTGGAACTTCCTGCCGTTCTCGCCCGGCCTGGTGGGCGGCCACTGCATTGGCGTGGACCCCTACTACCTGACCTTCAAAGCCCAGCAGGTGGACTACCACCCCGAGGTCATCCTTGCCGGCCGGCGCATCAATGACGGCATGGGCAGGCACGTGGCTCAGCGCTGCATCAAGATGATGATCCAGAACGGTGGTTGCACATCCCAAAGCAGGGTGGCCGTGCTCGGCCTGACCTTCAAGGAAAATGTCCCGGACCTGCGCAACACCCGCGCCATCGACGTGATCCGCGAGATAGAAGAGTACAACTGCGAGGTCCTGGTGCACGATCCTCTGGTCGACCCGGAGGAAGCGCGCGAGGAGTACGGGCTGGAGCTGGTGGGCGTGGATGCGCTCAAGGATCTGGACGCCATTGTCCTGACCGTGGGGCATGAGGAGTTCACAGCGTTCACGCCGGAGAATATTCGCGCCATGTTCCGCAATCCCGAATCCGGCGTGCTGGTGGACGTGCGCGGGGTGCTGGACCGGGAAACCTTCGAGTCCGCGGGCATAGCCTATTGGCGGCTGTAG
- the mqnB gene encoding futalosine hydrolase, giving the protein MPLLVAAATPKELAAALRNAPELGEAPSDAGSILRRPLHGRDILLMVTGVGPINAALAAGKALAPPRDIEGVLLVGVAGTFDVERAPIGSLTAATSEAFPEFGLRTPEGVNPRGIGFSQGDAGSGGEVWDELPLDPHGAASRMGMDLPGCIAGPAVTVAGVTNCERILADFAARYAPLTENMEGFPWALATARAGVPFLELRSISNMVGNRTGWNLQAALDSLAGAVPELIRPGRTLAKGR; this is encoded by the coding sequence ATGCCCCTGCTCGTAGCCGCAGCCACCCCCAAGGAACTGGCGGCAGCATTGCGCAATGCGCCGGAGCTGGGAGAGGCGCCTTCCGACGCAGGAAGCATCCTGCGCCGGCCGTTGCATGGCAGGGATATCCTTTTGATGGTGACGGGCGTCGGGCCGATCAACGCGGCACTGGCTGCCGGAAAAGCCCTGGCGCCCCCCCGCGACATCGAGGGCGTCCTGCTCGTGGGCGTGGCCGGCACGTTCGATGTCGAACGGGCACCCATCGGCAGCCTCACGGCGGCCACGAGCGAAGCGTTTCCCGAGTTCGGCCTGCGTACGCCGGAGGGCGTGAACCCTCGGGGAATCGGGTTCTCGCAGGGCGATGCCGGCTCGGGGGGCGAGGTCTGGGACGAACTGCCGCTCGATCCGCATGGCGCCGCGTCGCGCATGGGAATGGATCTGCCGGGGTGCATCGCAGGCCCTGCGGTCACGGTTGCCGGCGTCACCAACTGCGAGCGTATCCTCGCCGATTTTGCTGCGCGGTATGCGCCTTTGACCGAGAACATGGAAGGGTTCCCCTGGGCGTTGGCAACCGCTCGGGCCGGCGTACCGTTTCTGGAGCTGCGTTCCATCTCCAATATGGTAGGGAACCGAACCGGTTGGAATCTGCAGGCGGCCCTTGATTCTCTGGCGGGCGCCGTGCCGGAGCTGATCCGGCCTGGACGAACGCTTGCTAAAGGGCGGTAA
- a CDS encoding polyprenyl synthetase family protein, which produces MGNELPRINTHLDTCVQRLDPYVQPIARHVLDAGGKRLRPLLTLMAFRAFGAGQADPYSLAASLELLHSATLLHDDILDSAGLRRGRPAAHTVFGRHATILGGDALLALGNRLVAEYGDSRLTVAISDGIMRTATGEIREIAQVGNMSLTNEEYLEIVTGKTAYLIEAATRCGAILGGADDAGVENASRFGLNLGIAFQLVDDALDYGASEEEAGKSVAADLREGKATLPLILYMEGAEPEERQRLQELVRRIGVDADSPVAEVSGEDIAAVIATVQRVREAGAAERTREMAAGYAQAARQSLDGFPTSQETDLLGEALEYVVQRNK; this is translated from the coding sequence ATGGGGAATGAGCTCCCCCGAATCAATACGCACCTGGACACCTGCGTCCAACGGCTCGACCCGTACGTGCAACCCATCGCACGTCATGTACTTGACGCAGGCGGCAAGCGACTGCGCCCCCTGCTCACGCTGATGGCGTTCCGCGCGTTCGGCGCCGGCCAGGCTGACCCGTACTCCCTGGCCGCTTCCCTGGAGCTGTTGCATTCGGCCACGCTTCTGCACGACGATATCCTGGACAGCGCCGGTCTGCGGCGCGGACGTCCCGCAGCCCATACCGTGTTCGGCAGACACGCGACCATTCTGGGCGGGGACGCGCTCCTGGCCCTGGGGAACAGGCTTGTTGCCGAGTACGGGGACTCCCGGCTCACCGTCGCCATATCGGACGGCATCATGCGCACAGCCACCGGCGAGATCCGCGAGATCGCCCAGGTGGGCAACATGAGCCTGACCAACGAGGAGTATCTGGAGATCGTGACCGGCAAGACCGCCTACCTCATCGAGGCGGCCACCCGGTGCGGCGCCATCCTCGGCGGAGCGGACGACGCCGGCGTGGAGAACGCTTCACGGTTCGGGCTCAATCTCGGCATCGCCTTCCAGCTGGTGGACGACGCCCTGGACTACGGAGCCAGCGAGGAAGAGGCGGGCAAGTCTGTGGCTGCTGATCTGCGCGAAGGCAAGGCCACGCTGCCGCTGATTCTGTACATGGAGGGAGCCGAACCGGAGGAGAGGCAGCGCCTGCAGGAGCTGGTCCGGCGCATCGGTGTGGACGCAGACAGCCCCGTGGCCGAGGTGTCCGGCGAGGACATCGCCGCTGTCATCGCCACGGTGCAGCGCGTGCGCGAGGCGGGCGCTGCTGAACGCACCCGGGAAATGGCCGCCGGCTATGCGCAGGCAGCCAGACAGAGCCTCGATGGGTTCCCGACGTCGCAGGAGACGGACCTTCTGGGTGAGGCGCTGGAATACGTGGTGCAACGGAATAAATAA
- a CDS encoding AIR synthase-related protein, with the protein MLQRIEVTMRPDRMDPVGHKTVRRIKEFLGLTVDDARVATVFTVEGLEPAEIDTLITESALHDPVLHVASLGPVAKDFDWCLEVGYKPGVTDNEGRTAAETIALTLDLSAERRKALSVYTSKQYAISGKLTREQACSIASDLLANELIQRTAVKSAEEWTREPGFPAQAARVSGRADDTVVTADIAAMSDEELVAFSKDHVLALSLKEMQAIRDHYARPEVREARKSAGLGEQPTDAEMECLAQTWSEHCKHKIFTAAIDYEDVEYGRRERVNSLFKSYIIDSTRVIRERLGDKDFCLSVFKDNAGVFKFTEDHSLCIKVETHNSPSALDPYGGALTGIVGVNRDPMGTGIGADLVCNTDVFCFASPFHEGELPPRLLHPRRVLEGVREGVEHGGNKSGIPTINGSLVFDERYLGKPLVYCGTVGMMPRIIAGKPSHEKAARPGDAVVMVGGRIGKDGIHGATFSSEELTEESPATAVQIGDPITQRKMYDLLMRARNAGLYNAITDNGAGGLSSSVGEMAEDPGGAKLDLAKAPLKYDGLQPWEILLSEAQERMTLAVPQDKLDAFLELAEEMDVEATVLGEFTDTGYFHVTYGEKPVAYIAMEFLHEGVPQMELSARWERPRVNDAGLGALSDVGDQGELLQRMLGRLDICSKEYIVRQYDHEVKGGSVVKPMTGVAADGPSDAGVMRPLLDRKEALVVAHGICPRYSDLDTYWMMAGAIDEAVRNAVATGATIDHMVGVDNFCWCDPVQSEKTPDGEYKLAQLVRANRALAHFCLAYGVPCVSGKDSMKNDYMGGGRKISIPPTVLFTVAGVIPDASRALTSDFKRPGDAIYLLGTTRPELGKTEIAEELGLSFDSVPQVAAVEARERYRVVFRAAQAGLISGCHDLSDGGLGVAVAEMAIAGRLGATIDLDAVPRAGLHADMPAAALLYSESHSRLLVTVRPDDAPAFERLFAGQIAARIGEVTGEGSLIITHAGRKVLQQPVENLTKAWKETLNW; encoded by the coding sequence ATGCTGCAGCGTATAGAAGTAACCATGCGGCCCGACCGCATGGACCCCGTGGGACACAAAACGGTTCGGCGGATCAAGGAATTTTTGGGGCTCACCGTGGATGATGCGCGCGTCGCCACGGTGTTCACCGTTGAAGGACTGGAGCCGGCTGAGATCGACACGCTGATAACCGAGTCCGCGCTGCATGATCCGGTGTTGCACGTGGCTTCGCTCGGGCCCGTTGCCAAAGATTTCGACTGGTGCCTGGAGGTGGGCTACAAACCCGGCGTGACGGATAACGAAGGACGTACAGCAGCAGAGACCATCGCTCTCACGCTGGACCTGTCCGCCGAACGCAGGAAAGCGCTCAGCGTCTACACGTCCAAGCAATACGCCATCAGCGGCAAGCTGACCCGCGAGCAGGCCTGTTCCATCGCTTCCGATCTGCTGGCCAACGAGCTCATCCAGCGCACGGCCGTGAAGTCGGCGGAGGAATGGACGCGCGAGCCAGGCTTCCCGGCCCAGGCGGCGCGTGTTTCCGGCCGGGCGGATGACACCGTGGTCACGGCGGATATCGCCGCCATGAGCGACGAAGAGCTTGTGGCATTCAGCAAGGATCATGTTCTTGCGCTTTCCCTCAAGGAGATGCAGGCCATACGCGACCATTACGCCAGACCCGAGGTCCGCGAAGCGCGCAAATCCGCCGGCCTGGGGGAACAGCCCACGGACGCGGAGATGGAGTGTCTGGCGCAGACATGGTCCGAGCACTGCAAGCACAAGATTTTCACCGCAGCAATCGATTACGAAGATGTGGAGTACGGCCGCCGCGAACGGGTGAACAGCCTGTTCAAGTCCTACATCATCGACTCCACCCGCGTCATCCGCGAGCGCCTGGGGGACAAGGATTTCTGCCTCTCGGTGTTCAAGGACAACGCCGGCGTCTTCAAATTCACGGAAGACCACAGCCTGTGCATCAAGGTGGAGACGCACAACAGTCCCTCGGCCCTGGACCCTTACGGCGGCGCGCTCACCGGCATCGTGGGCGTGAACCGCGACCCCATGGGCACGGGCATCGGCGCGGACCTCGTCTGCAATACGGACGTCTTCTGCTTCGCCTCGCCGTTCCACGAGGGCGAGCTGCCCCCGCGCCTGCTGCATCCCCGCCGCGTGCTGGAAGGCGTGCGCGAGGGCGTGGAGCACGGCGGCAACAAGTCCGGCATACCCACCATCAACGGCTCTCTCGTGTTCGACGAACGTTACCTGGGCAAGCCGCTCGTGTACTGCGGCACCGTGGGCATGATGCCCAGAATCATCGCCGGCAAGCCCAGCCACGAGAAGGCCGCCAGGCCGGGCGACGCCGTGGTCATGGTGGGCGGACGCATCGGCAAGGACGGCATCCATGGCGCCACGTTCTCTTCCGAAGAGCTTACTGAGGAGTCCCCGGCCACGGCCGTGCAGATCGGCGACCCCATCACCCAGCGCAAGATGTATGATCTGCTCATGCGGGCTCGCAATGCCGGTCTGTACAACGCCATCACGGACAACGGCGCCGGCGGGTTGTCCTCCTCCGTTGGCGAGATGGCCGAAGACCCAGGCGGCGCGAAGCTGGATCTGGCCAAAGCTCCCCTCAAATACGACGGTCTGCAGCCATGGGAAATCCTGCTTTCCGAAGCGCAGGAGCGCATGACCCTGGCCGTGCCGCAGGACAAGCTCGACGCGTTTCTGGAGCTCGCGGAAGAGATGGACGTGGAGGCCACGGTGCTCGGCGAGTTCACCGACACCGGGTATTTCCATGTGACATATGGCGAGAAGCCTGTAGCCTACATCGCCATGGAGTTCCTCCACGAAGGCGTACCGCAGATGGAACTTTCCGCACGCTGGGAGAGACCGCGCGTAAACGACGCCGGCCTTGGAGCTTTGAGCGACGTGGGAGACCAGGGTGAGCTGCTGCAGCGCATGCTCGGCCGCCTGGACATCTGCAGCAAGGAATACATCGTGCGCCAGTACGACCACGAGGTGAAGGGCGGCAGCGTGGTCAAGCCCATGACCGGCGTGGCGGCTGACGGCCCCTCGGACGCGGGCGTTATGCGGCCCCTGCTGGATCGCAAGGAAGCGCTCGTGGTTGCCCACGGCATCTGCCCCCGCTACTCGGACCTGGACACCTACTGGATGATGGCCGGCGCCATAGACGAGGCCGTGCGCAACGCCGTGGCGACCGGCGCGACCATCGACCACATGGTGGGCGTAGACAACTTCTGCTGGTGCGACCCTGTGCAGTCCGAGAAGACTCCGGACGGCGAGTACAAGCTTGCGCAGCTGGTGCGGGCCAACCGCGCCCTGGCGCATTTCTGCCTGGCCTATGGCGTGCCCTGCGTCTCGGGCAAGGATTCCATGAAGAACGACTACATGGGCGGCGGCCGCAAGATTTCCATCCCGCCCACGGTCCTCTTCACCGTGGCGGGCGTCATTCCGGACGCCTCCAGGGCGCTGACATCAGACTTCAAGCGCCCGGGAGACGCCATATATCTGCTGGGAACCACCAGGCCAGAGCTGGGCAAGACGGAAATCGCCGAAGAACTGGGCCTGAGCTTTGATTCCGTGCCCCAGGTCGCCGCCGTGGAAGCGCGGGAGCGCTACCGCGTCGTGTTCCGTGCCGCACAGGCCGGACTCATCAGCGGTTGCCATGATCTCTCGGACGGCGGCCTCGGCGTGGCCGTGGCGGAAATGGCCATTGCCGGACGGCTCGGCGCAACCATCGATCTGGACGCCGTTCCCCGTGCCGGCTTGCATGCAGATATGCCGGCGGCCGCGCTGTTGTACTCGGAAAGCCACAGCCGGCTGCTCGTCACCGTCCGCCCGGACGACGCCCCGGCGTTCGAGAGGCTTTTTGCCGGGCAGATCGCGGCGCGCATCGGCGAGGTGACCGGCGAAGGGTCGCTCATCATAACCCACGCGGGCCGCAAGGTGCTGCAGCAGCCCGTGGAAAACCTGACGAAAGCCTGGAAGGAAACACTCAACTGGTGA